The Aspergillus fumigatus Af293 chromosome 3, whole genome shotgun sequence region TCCGCTTTAGAATCATTGCTAAGTTCAGCATACATTACATATTTTACAGCAAGATGTCACTGCTTGCTCCTACCATGATATCCCTCATAGACTGGCAGTCAATTGATAGAACAATTGTGCAACAGGTCAAGACTACATACTATGGCATCTCATTACAAGTCCAATTACCACCATGAACTTTAGTCAAGTATGTATGCATGCATGCTCTCTCATTCCCTTTATACAAAATCATACATTACATACATCTTTCATCCAACCTGGCCAGTGGTTTCGACTCATCCGCTCATTCCTGCAAAATCCTGCTTCGAGATCGGGACCGAGAAGGAGCGCGGGAGCGCGATCGAGAGCGCCGCCGCGCGCCAGAACCTGCGCTATACTGACGCTTTCGCTCGGGGGTGGGCTTTCGCCGAAGTCGCGAGCCCCTACGGTTCCCCGGAACAGTAGTGGTTTCCTGTGTGGCTCGTCTGTCTGACGGACCAGCGGTCATATTGATGCTTCTTGTTATTGGCCCAATGGATCGTTCAAAAATATGTTGCTGAGCGTGCGAGTGACGGTTATAGTTCCTCGCAATAAAGACCTTGATATGCTATGGATGAGTGCTTGCTGTGCGCTTTGGTGTTGCGAGATGCGCATCAATATATATTGGCTGTTGCTGAGGCAAAAGTCACTATGGCGTCGTTTGCCTCATTTCGGAGGATCAGTCCGGCTGGTCTGTTAGTGCTTTATCTGTAGCTGAACCATGGCTTTCTTGATGGCCCGAGATATGGAAATGGGAGAAGAGACCATGAGGCAAGTGGGTGGTGGCTATAGATCGGTCACTGCAGTTGTGAGATAACCGTTCATGTCCAGTCGCTTAGTTGGGCTGAACAATCTGTGTCTTTATTTATAGCATTCAACAATGATCATGAACAAATTCAGTCGCATTTTTGTACATTGTTTGGTCTGTCAACCAGTTCTCTACCGTGGATGGCTGCGAActtggtgatcatgccacCATTTGCCCACAAAAAAGTAGTGTTGGTTAACATTGCTTGTTTGCCGTTTCCTTGAGATGTTTGTTTGTCCTCAACTGATAGCGAAAAGCATCGGAATTAAATCCAGCAATGTCTGAGGAAGATAGCAGCATATTTCAGATGCTTATCATTTCTCGAGGCAGATGGACGCGATAAGAATTGGGATCAACAGTtgcgtcgtcgtcgtcgtcgtttTCTCCCCACATTGCTATTATTAAagccatcaccatcatcatcatcatcatcatcatcatcataatcatcatcaccttCTCCACTTGAGTAGTCTCAATTTTGCCTATATCATACTGTGTCTTCTCTCGATCTCTTCTCCAtagttttcttcttctcaatttAAACAGAGCTCTAAATCCTTCTCTCCGTTTGTCAATTCCTTTAGATACCCTCACCTGCTGAATCTCTTCCCATCGCTGTCCGTATGTCGTCCCTCTCCCAGGGAGATTCGCCCTCATTGACTGCCACcgcatcctcgtcctcatctaGCTCGACATCAGGATCTCGCACTCCGAAAGCGAACAATTCCTTCAATCAATCGGCCGCATCCTACTTCTCCTACCCCGTCACACACGTCGTCTCAGGACTCTACCGCCGCTTGACAGAACCAAACATCACCAAAGCATCGCGCAAAGACAGCAACAGTCCCAATAGGAAAATGAACGCCAGAAACAACCGCGACTCATCCACAACGTCCCCAGATATCTTCGTCCCTATCCGCACCGCATCGCCCTTCCAACCACCGCCCCTCACCCCGCTAACTCTCACCCCCGGCCCTGGTGTCCCCCAACAACAACTCCTCACCCGTGCTCTCGCGGAAGAAATCCGCCTACTGGTCCCAGCccgcctccagctcgtcgATACCTGGCGTCTAGCCTACAGCCTCGACCGCGATGGCGCTTCCCTCTCAACGCTTTACGAACACTGCCGCGATTTCTCGCATCGCAGCCCGCGGGCGGGCTACGTGCTCATCGTCCGCGACTCCTCCCCCGCCGGTGCCGTCTTTGGCGCATACATGACCGACCCCCCACACCCAGACTCGCACTACTTCGGCACAGGCGAGTGCTTCCTCTGGCGCGCGAGCGTCCTGCCATCGCCGTCGAACCTACTGAATATCAACGGCCCGCAGTCCGAGGAGATGCTCGAGCGCGCCGGCCTGCCCTTGCCCCCCAGTGCGGACACAACACATGCGGGCCGCTCGACAACACTACGTGGTGACTCGCGAGGTCACGGCGATGGCCGCCTCGCGGCACCGCGGGCCAATGGCGGGACTGGCGCCGGGGCGGCGAGTGGTGCCAGCACGCCGGAGAGGATCCGGTTCAAGGCTTTTCCCTATAGCGGCGTGAATGACTACATGATGTTTTGCGAGACTGGCTTCCTTAGCTTGGGTGGGGGGTGAGTTCCTTTCCTCAAACGCACCTAGTGCGTCACTGGGTAGACGAAAGTTGGCAGCTAATGTGCAACAGAGACGGTCATTACGGGCTATGGGTAGACTCGAGCTTGGAGAAAGGCGTCAGTGCCTCATGTCAAACGTTCGGTAACGAGCCTTTGTCCGACGAAGGAGTCAAGTTCGATGTCCTCGGTGTGGAGGTTTGGTATGTCGGGGCGTGAGTTCACGGGCCCGGATCTCTCTTACGCTTTTTCCTCCGTATAATACCCTGCTGCGATGCGTGCTGGCTCTCCATCGTGCCACTGTCCTGATTGCATGTCTTCCATCTTGGTTAATCCAAAAGTCAAATGGGAAAAACACGAAGCTTAGTAACATAGCGGAGCGTGATATCCACGGTCCAATGTGGCTGTAACATGTCCATCGATTGCAGTCATATTGTTTCCTCGCTACCTAAGCTAATTATAGTAAAGATAAGTCTTGCTAACATCTAATGTCAAGCATGAACCGCCCACTAACCTTCCTTCCCGTACTTCATTGTGGTACCAGCTTTACGGCGAGTGACGATTGGTCTTTTTAAATTGAGGAGTAGGAAATACGGGTGGACAAAATATGGACGAAAGATAGAATGTAAATTGGAAAGACAACAGGAGGGGTATGCGATCAATAACACATTAAGAAATCATAAAATGACAGATAAGAGAAAGTTCGTCGGCCTGAAGACCCCACGAGTGACATCGTGAAACATCTAATAGGGAGAATTGACAATATCGTCTCTTCCCAATCGACTGCCCCATCGGGTACTACGACGGCTCGGGGTCACTGGAGGTCCTGCAATGCTTTCGCGAGTAGGTTTCTGGAATGTCCTCTTCGCGACCATGTTGACTTCATTCGGCAGCGCAACAATGACATTCTTGTCTGAGCCAAACCGGAAGTTATCCGCCATGACATCTTCTGCATATCGCTTGATGGTGTAGGGGTCTTTCCGGCCGGCAATgaccttcttcaagctccAAGTGACGATGAAAGGACCAGTGGCGGTGACAATGGATGTCTCCTGAGACTCAACACCGGTGTTGAACCGCGCCGGAGTGAACGAAATGGGCTTCTTAGTCTCATGCTGGAACTGGGCGACGTGCGCCGGAGTGAGACCCAAACGGCGAGGCTGTGGTTTCGAGTCTTTGGCGAAGGAGCGCTCGAAGCCAAGCTTGCCTTCGTTCTTGCCTTCTTTCTGGAGCGAGTCGATGAGCAACAGGTAGGTTCGGCAGGTAGCCAAGACCCAGCGGCCATCGGCAGACACATCCAATCCGATGATAGGCTCTCCCAAGGCAGGTATATGTGTCTTGGCATTGATGCCCAAGCGGTCGAACATGCGGATATCGCCCTTATTGGAGGCAACAGCAATGTATCCCTTCTCAGTAGTGGCCACTGCGGAGAAATCGTTCTTGCTTGCGTACTGTTTCAGGTCCGCATCAACCAGTTTGGCTCCTGCCAATCGAGGGTCAATGCGGTAGAGTGCGTTCTGTGACACACCGATGAAAGGCTGAGCGGAGGTCATCTGGGCGAATTTCTGCAGTATGTTAGTTAGACCTAGGCGTCAAACGAAGGCGAGAATGTAAACTTACGTTTTCTGGTGCGAATGTGGTCACCGGGATATCGTCATGCACCTTCCACTCATCGACTACCTTGCCGTACTCGAGATCCATACGATACAGAGAGTGAGGGTCATCGCCATTCTGGAGAATCATGTTGCGGTCCTCGGCATGCAACATGACCTTCTTCGGACTGAAGAGCTTCCCCTTAGGCGTCTCGACCTTAGAAATATTGGTCGAAAACTCCAGGTTGTTATCCGGTGTATGCCTGAAAACCCCAATCTTAGATCCACGGACAACAAATGATCGATCGTGCTTGTAGCCGACTGCGAGCTGAGAATTGACATTGCCGTCATCGTCACGCGTAGTGACatcctcctgctcttcgtCTGAATCGTAGTGCTCGCTGCGTTGGCCCTCgtcctgctcttcctcctcttcatcctcggactcagcctccgcctcatcctgttcttcagtctccgcatcctccattGTAAGATCCTGAAAGGCGTCCAACACGTACTCGCGatcattctccttgaccttggtcCATTTCATTTCATTCAGCTGTTCCCAAAGGGCCTGCATTAG contains the following coding sequences:
- a CDS encoding putative oxidative stress response protein Oxr1, which translates into the protein MSSLSQGDSPSLTATASSSSSSSTSGSRTPKANNSFNQSAASYFSYPVTHVVSGLYRRLTEPNITKASRKDSNSPNRKMNARNNRDSSTTSPDIFVPIRTASPFQPPPLTPLTLTPGPGVPQQQLLTRALAEEIRLLVPARLQLVDTWRLAYSLDRDGASLSTLYEHCRDFSHRSPRAGYVLIVRDSSPAGAVFGAYMTDPPHPDSHYFGTGECFLWRASVLPSPSNLLNINGPQSEEMLERAGLPLPPSADTTHAGRSTTLRGDSRGHGDGRLAAPRANGGTGAGAASGASTPERIRFKAFPYSGVNDYMMFCETGFLSLGGGDGHYGLWVDSSLEKGVSASCQTFGNEPLSDEGVKFDVLGVEVWYVGA